Below is a genomic region from Aminiphilus circumscriptus DSM 16581.
GGACGAGGCCATGCCCATGCTCGACGCAGGAGTGCTGCAGTTTGACGTGACCATCGGCGACAGAGGGGCGAACTTCGCCAAAGTGGAGGCGCTGCTCGCCGCGGAGGCGGCAAAGGGGGCGCTCCCCCGGGTGCTGGTGCTGCCCGAGCTGTGGAGCACCGGCTACGCCCTGGAGCGCATCGGCGAGCTGGCCACCCCGGGCGGCGAGGCCGAGGCGGCCTTTCTCGGGGGCCTGGCCCGGAAATACGGCCTGTGGTTCGTGGGAGGAAGCGTCCTCGCCTCCGTGCCCGGAGGCTATGCGAACCGCGCCCAGGTGATCGACCCCGAGGGGCGTCTTGTCGCCACCTACGACAAGATCCACCGCATCCGCCTCATGGAGGAGGACCGCTACTTCCTGCGGGGCAACGCCCGGTGCCGCTGCGACATCGACGGCGTTCCCTCGGGGATCCAGATCTGCTACGACATCCGCTTTCCCGAACTCTCCCGGCGGCTCGCCCTGGAGGGTGCCACGGTGCTCTTTGTGAGCGCCGAATGGCCGTCCCTCCGCATCGCCCACTGGAGCCTGCTGCTCCGCGCCCGGGCGGTGGAGAACCAGCTCTTCGTCGTGGCCTGCAACCGCTGCGGCGAGAGCCGGGGCACCGCCTTCGCGGGAAAGTCGGTCATCCTCGATCCCTGGGGAGAGCCTCTCTGGGAGGCGGGCGGCGACGAGACCCTCGGCCGGGCCGTCCTCGACCTGGAGAAGGTGAAGTCCTTCCGGGAGGGGCTTCCCTGCTTCGACGACCGCGCCCCGGATCTGTACTGATCCGCCGCGGTGCTCGCGATGATGGCGGCGTTTCTCGTGCACGGGGAGGCACTTTTTCATCGCCTGGCGGGCGACGTGGCATGCGGCGAGAGGGAGTTCCTGATCCAGGACCCCGACGGCTCCCTGCTCCGCTTTTCCTCAGGGCTGGGCGAACGCCCGGCGCGGGCCGCAGCCCCGTTGCGCCCGCCCTTTTCGTCTTCTCCGCGCTGTCTTCTTTTTCTTCTTCTTTTCCTTCCCTTTCTGCTTCTGCTGTCGCCGGGCCTGTCGTCTCCGGCGTCCGCGGCGCCCCTGGAGAAGGTGGCGCTCCAGCTCAAATGGACCCACGCTTTTCAGTTCGCCGGGTATTACGTGGCGCTGGAACAGGGGTTCTACCGCGAGGCGGGGCTCGACGTGGAGATTCGGGAGGCCCGGCCTGGCACGGACCCGGTGGTGGAGGTGACGGAGGGACGCGCTTCCTTCGGCGTGGGGGCGAGCGGAATTCTCCTCGCCCGTGCGGCGGGTCGGGGCCGTGGTGGCTCTGGCGGCGGTGTTTCAGCATTCCCCCCTGGTGCTCATCGCCC
It encodes:
- a CDS encoding carbon-nitrogen family hydrolase, with the protein product MPMLDAGVLQFDVTIGDRGANFAKVEALLAAEAAKGALPRVLVLPELWSTGYALERIGELATPGGEAEAAFLGGLARKYGLWFVGGSVLASVPGGYANRAQVIDPEGRLVATYDKIHRIRLMEEDRYFLRGNARCRCDIDGVPSGIQICYDIRFPELSRRLALEGATVLFVSAEWPSLRIAHWSLLLRARAVENQLFVVACNRCGESRGTAFAGKSVILDPWGEPLWEAGGDETLGRAVLDLEKVKSFREGLPCFDDRAPDLY